The Triticum aestivum cultivar Chinese Spring chromosome 4B, IWGSC CS RefSeq v2.1, whole genome shotgun sequence sequence cgaggacgacgaggaggaggaggacgatgatttGGACGGCATCGACGAGTgcgcggtggacgacgacgaggagcacgGCGGGCTGCTGGGCATCGCGCGCGGCGAGGAGGACGCGTGCGACTCGCTCTTCCTGCTCCCGGCGCCCAAGACGTACGCCAAGGACAATGCCGCTACCGGCGCCGGCCAGACTGGTGCCGCAGCTGAGGCGCCCGCAGCCGAGGTGCTCAACTCGGTGGAGAACTTCAGCCAGTGGAAGGACACCACCAAACCTCACACAGCCGTGACAAAGGATTCAGAGAAGGAGAACTTGGTCACTCTCTCCGACGACCCGGCGACCGCCCCGGCCATGAAGCAAGAGAAGCCGGCGGTGAGCTGGGACTACACCCCCAGGACGCCGAGCAAGCAGGAGGCCTCGGTGGACGCGAGCCTCTCCACGTGGCTGGGCTCCTCGGGGACGCCGGAGAGCAACTACTCGGTGCGGTCCTACTCACCGATCAGCCGGGAGGACCGGCCCATCCTCGGCGCCCTCACCGTGGAGGACATCAAGATCTCCTCGGCCAACTCGTCGCCGAGACGGTCGCGGTCCCCGAGCCCGAGCCCCGACGACATGCCGATCCTCGGCACCGTGGGGGCCTACTGGAACTGCAGCGGCGCCAAGGGCGGCAGTGATGATTCAGTGACGAGAGGCGGGTTCCTGAAGACCAGGAGCAGATTTGGGCAGGTGAGCTCTTAGCGATTTGAGCTTTGGTTGATGCATTTGCGGGCTCCAAATGTGTGGCGCTCATGATGTTACTTTTTACCCAATGCAGAACTTGGCTTGATGGAAATGGTGAACTGCCCTCCAGAATTATGATGAAATAGGCTAGAAAGAAGAGCTGTGAATTAAGAGAGAAGATACAGTGTGAGTGAGTGAGAGATTGTTCCATGAGTGAGAGATTCTTTTATGTGTTTGTAAACATGTCATGTCAGCATTCTATATAGCATGGTAATTCTTTTTGTGTGGCACTGTCAATATGATGTAGTACTATTATTTCACCCTTTGTCAATAATCAATATTTTGCACTGCTTGCAAGCTTTTCTTCTTCTGAACTTCTGTTATCTGCAGCACCTCACAACACTATCTTGGAGGCTTAAGATTAACATCATGATGATCTGTACATACATGCAAGCTCTATAGCTCACAACATGAATATGGACCTAGGTGGTTTATCATTAACATCTGAGCACAAGATTTCAGATAATATCATGCAAACTTGTCTTCCCCTGCAGTGGAAAATGAGAACTATACAGCTTTTGCATTTCAGAGGTGTGTGGCATTGTCAATATGATGTACTATTATTTCACCCTTTGTCAATAATCAGTATgatgtactaaagttagtacaaagttgagtcatctattttgaaacggagggagtacatttgagTTCGTTTTCACCTTTCTGAACTGTACCTGCCTGCTTTTCATGTTGTGAACTTCAGTTATTATCTACAAAAAGGATTCCCTCCACCCGGACAACTGCCCAGATTTCCCCGCGACCCGGTTTTCTCTCTGGTGAGCGACGAACAGCGCGGGGATCCACTTCCCATCTTCAACAGCCGCCGGCGAGCCTGTGGGATCTCCCTCCTTCCATCTGCTGCTCCGGCAGCAGGGAGGGATGGAGATCCCGGTGCTTCGGCTTCGGCCTATAGATAGTTTAGGAATGAGAATAGTATGTTTTTGTCACTCAAATTCCCCAAAAGTATAGACTTCGTTCATCAAGTTTTTTGGTATACATTTGGTCCTTCAAGTCTCAAAACCGGATAAAGTTTGGTCCAAAACTAGATTTTAAGcacgttgaccgggtttgaccatGTCGACCAGGTTTGAGGGACGAACAATAAACTAAAAAAATGGCAAAACATAAAATAATAAAACTCACAAATTTTGTGGCAAGCAAGATGCTTGGGTGCGTGAAAATTTGTGTGGTTATTTGACATCCAAGGAGCTCGTGGCGAAAAAGAAAAACTATTTTGGCTCACAATAAAAAGCCAAAACTTTTTTGGCTAGAGATCATCGGATGTTATTTGACAACAAACATTTACGTGCACCAAGCGCACCCAAGCATGTTGGTTGtcacaaattttcagatttttttgctattttttttgaacttactgTTCATAGGTCAAACATGGTCAAACCCGGTCAAACCCCGGTCAACATGCCCAAAAATCAGGTTTTGGACCAAGCTTACCCGGTTTTGAGACTTGAAGGACCAAATATATACCCAAAAA is a genomic window containing:
- the LOC123093700 gene encoding eisosome protein SEG2; translation: MGCFLGCFGGAKSKKERRHRRRKQRSPSHSPSKAARDAEAAAAAAPLLATLLELRDSADDLCLAVVAKKKVTFDPNVTAYDAPPIPEGGEEATEAEEEEGRAAAKAEEAWTLLGPECAKSEAFPLNHRYGNCAGADDDSDYEDCYDDDDDEYEYEDDEEEEDDDLDGIDECAVDDDEEHGGLLGIARGEEDACDSLFLLPAPKTYAKDNAATGAGQTGAAAEAPAAEVLNSVENFSQWKDTTKPHTAVTKDSEKENLVTLSDDPATAPAMKQEKPAVSWDYTPRTPSKQEASVDASLSTWLGSSGTPESNYSVRSYSPISREDRPILGALTVEDIKISSANSSPRRSRSPSPSPDDMPILGTVGAYWNCSGAKGGSDDSVTRGGFLKTRSRFGQNLA